In the genome of Enterococcus hirae ATCC 9790, one region contains:
- a CDS encoding ABC transporter ATP-binding protein, which produces MIQLLRYAKDYRKQIILGPVFKFLEAVFELILPLLMASLIDNGLKMNDRGVIIQMGIWMVVMSVVGLICAIICQYYASIASQGFGTELRNQLIKKINSFSHSELNHFGTDTLITRMTNDINQLQLALAMVIRLLIRAPFLSIGSVVMAFVIDWEIGLFFLAILPIFSIILYFIIKKTIPLYQKVQEKLDRLNETVSQNLSGVRVIRAFSRTKTEIDTFDEDTDELAKNYLRVSNISALLSPATTLIMNIGIICLLTVGGIKVNIGHLQQGQVLALINYMNQMLLALIVVSNLVVIFTRAEASGNRVKEVLETDITLTDAEDALTPNFQSENIVQFEHVDFRYTEKSGLSLQDITFALKRNTVLGIIGPTGSGKTTLTQLIPRFYDVSAGSVAFDDVDVRSWKLDPLRSQISQVPQTAVLFTGTIRENLQWGKEDATDEECWEALRIAQAEDFVRQLPKGLETKVMENGKNFSGGQKQRLTIARALIAKPELLILDDSLSALDYQTDLNLRKALQTSLDTTVIIISQRIRSIQEAHKILVMDQGKIVAQGKHEDLLKDSVEYREIVASQEEE; this is translated from the coding sequence ATGATTCAGTTATTGCGTTATGCAAAAGATTACCGTAAACAAATCATTCTGGGTCCCGTTTTTAAATTCTTAGAAGCTGTCTTTGAATTGATTTTGCCATTATTGATGGCCTCATTGATTGATAACGGTCTAAAGATGAATGATCGTGGTGTGATCATCCAAATGGGGATCTGGATGGTCGTGATGTCAGTTGTTGGATTGATTTGTGCGATCATTTGTCAATATTATGCTTCAATAGCTTCACAAGGATTTGGTACTGAGCTTAGAAATCAACTAATCAAGAAAATCAATTCCTTTTCACATAGTGAATTAAATCATTTTGGTACAGATACATTGATCACTCGAATGACGAACGACATCAACCAACTCCAATTAGCATTAGCCATGGTAATCCGTTTATTGATCCGTGCGCCATTTCTAAGTATCGGTTCAGTCGTCATGGCCTTTGTGATTGACTGGGAAATCGGCTTGTTTTTCTTAGCTATCCTACCGATTTTTTCAATCATTTTATACTTTATCATCAAAAAAACAATTCCACTGTACCAAAAAGTCCAAGAAAAACTGGATCGTTTAAATGAAACGGTTAGTCAAAATCTAAGCGGTGTTCGTGTAATTCGGGCATTCTCCCGCACAAAAACAGAAATTGATACTTTTGATGAGGACACCGATGAATTAGCTAAAAACTATTTACGTGTTTCAAACATCTCAGCTCTCTTATCACCGGCTACCACATTGATCATGAATATCGGTATTATTTGTTTATTGACTGTTGGTGGGATCAAAGTCAATATCGGACATTTGCAACAAGGTCAAGTCCTTGCGTTGATCAATTACATGAATCAAATGTTACTGGCATTGATCGTCGTATCTAACCTGGTCGTTATCTTTACCCGGGCCGAAGCTTCAGGTAATCGGGTCAAAGAAGTCCTAGAAACTGACATTACACTGACAGATGCAGAAGATGCCTTGACACCGAATTTCCAATCCGAAAATATCGTTCAATTTGAACATGTCGACTTTCGTTATACTGAAAAATCAGGATTATCTTTACAAGACATTACTTTTGCTTTGAAACGAAACACGGTTTTGGGGATCATTGGACCAACCGGTAGCGGAAAAACAACTTTAACTCAATTGATTCCACGTTTCTATGACGTCAGCGCAGGTTCCGTCGCTTTTGATGACGTGGATGTTCGCTCATGGAAACTTGATCCTTTAAGAAGCCAAATCTCACAAGTTCCTCAAACCGCTGTTCTATTCACTGGAACCATCCGTGAAAACCTTCAATGGGGAAAAGAAGATGCCACAGATGAAGAATGTTGGGAAGCTCTTAGAATTGCTCAAGCAGAAGATTTTGTTCGACAACTTCCTAAAGGATTAGAAACAAAGGTAATGGAAAACGGAAAAAACTTTTCTGGCGGTCAAAAACAACGGCTAACGATTGCACGTGCGTTAATTGCCAAACCTGAATTATTGATTTTAGATGATTCTTTAAGCGCGTTAGATTATCAAACCGATCTTAACTTAAGAAAAGCATTACAAACCTCATTAGATACGACAGTCATTATTATTTCTCAACGAATCCGCTCGATTCAAGAAGCACATAAGATCCTCGTGATGGATCAAGGAAAGATCGTTGCGCAAGGGAAACATGAAGATTTATTGAAGGATTCCGTTGAGTATCGCGAAATCGTCGCATCACAGGAGGAAGAATAA
- a CDS encoding folate family ECF transporter S component gives MKKNRLDARMIAIMGLLIALMVTLSRLVSIETPFVKISVTFIPQMIMGILFGPFWSGIGGVLADLVGMALFSKTAFFIGFTLNAFIEGAIYGFFFYRKEITWKNSLLATLSVTLIINLLLTPLWLAMMYHVPLFSWIVWAPRLLKTVVWIPIQTIAMYYVGRSIPYKKILRSMTLYAK, from the coding sequence ATGAAGAAAAATCGGTTAGACGCACGCATGATCGCTATCATGGGATTGTTGATTGCTTTGATGGTCACTTTATCCCGTTTGGTATCGATCGAAACCCCTTTTGTGAAGATCAGTGTCACATTTATTCCACAAATGATCATGGGGATTTTATTTGGCCCGTTTTGGTCTGGAATTGGGGGTGTATTAGCTGACTTAGTAGGAATGGCGTTATTTTCAAAAACAGCTTTCTTCATTGGTTTTACTTTGAATGCCTTTATTGAAGGAGCAATTTATGGTTTCTTTTTTTATCGAAAAGAGATTACTTGGAAAAATTCGCTATTAGCTACACTTTCGGTCACGCTGATCATTAATTTGCTATTGACTCCTTTGTGGCTAGCGATGATGTATCACGTTCCATTATTTAGTTGGATCGTCTGGGCACCAAGGTTATTAAAAACAGTCGTTTGGATTCCTATTCAAACCATTGCGATGTATTACGTCGGACGTAGTATTCCATACAAAAAGATTTTAAGAAGTATGACTCTTTACGCAAAATAG
- the mgsA gene encoding methylglyoxal synthase produces MKIALIAHDRKKPLMIKLTTAYKAILEKHELFATGTTGGKITEATGLKVHRFKSGPLGGDQQIGAMISEDQLDLVIFLRDPLAAQPHEPDVTALIRLSDVYEIPLATNIGTAEVLLRGLEAGFLDFRTVVHELENRPLSLE; encoded by the coding sequence ATGAAAATTGCTTTAATTGCTCATGACCGCAAAAAGCCCTTGATGATCAAGTTGACAACCGCCTATAAGGCAATCCTGGAAAAACATGAATTATTCGCAACTGGGACAACAGGTGGTAAAATCACCGAAGCAACTGGCTTAAAAGTCCATCGCTTTAAATCCGGTCCTTTAGGTGGTGACCAACAAATTGGTGCAATGATCTCAGAAGATCAATTAGACCTCGTGATTTTTCTGCGAGATCCGTTGGCTGCACAGCCTCATGAACCGGATGTGACTGCACTGATCCGCTTATCGGATGTTTACGAAATTCCTTTAGCGACCAATATTGGAACAGCAGAAGTACTGTTGCGAGGACTAGAAGCTGGCTTTCTGGATTTCCGTACTGTAGTTCATGAGTTAGAAAATCGACCGTTGTCTCTGGAATAA
- the rnmV gene encoding ribonuclease M5 — MTKLKIQEIVVVEGKDDTRRLQEVVDVDTIETIGSAINDEILMQIEHAQETRGVIIFTDPDFSGEKIRKTIMEVVPQAKHAFLPRQQARPKKQGSLGVEHASDEAILEALKKVITPSFEEDETEITRQVLISHGLIAGAQAKEKREKLGDELRIGYTNGKQLEKRLKMFRITPEEFAQAMKKVEEQHE, encoded by the coding sequence ATGACTAAATTAAAAATCCAAGAAATTGTAGTCGTTGAGGGAAAAGACGATACTAGAAGACTCCAAGAAGTAGTCGACGTCGACACGATCGAAACGATTGGTTCAGCGATCAATGATGAAATACTCATGCAGATTGAACATGCGCAGGAAACACGTGGTGTAATCATCTTTACTGATCCTGATTTTTCGGGTGAGAAAATCCGCAAGACGATCATGGAAGTCGTTCCTCAGGCAAAACATGCTTTCTTACCTCGTCAACAAGCACGTCCCAAAAAACAAGGAAGTCTTGGCGTTGAACATGCTAGTGATGAGGCCATCTTAGAAGCATTGAAAAAAGTAATCACCCCATCTTTTGAGGAAGACGAAACGGAAATTACTAGACAAGTGCTGATTTCTCATGGTTTAATAGCGGGAGCGCAAGCAAAAGAAAAACGTGAAAAACTAGGGGACGAATTAAGAATTGGTTATACCAATGGGAAACAACTGGAGAAGCGTTTGAAAATGTTTCGAATCACACCAGAGGAATTTGCCCAAGCAATGAAAAAAGTGGAGGAACAACATGAGTGA
- a CDS encoding ABC transporter ATP-binding protein — MVEMALKHVYKQYDNAENYSVTDFNLAIDDREFIVFVGPSGCGKSTTLRMIAGLEDISEGELSIGGKVMNDVAPKDRDIAMVFQNYALYPHMTVFDNMAFGLKLRKYDKADIKKRVENAAEILGLTEYLKRKPAALSGGQRQRVALGRAIVRDAKVFLMDEPLSNLDAKLRVAMRAEIAKLHQRLETTTIYVTHDQTEAMTMADRIVIMKDGFIQQIGTPKEVYDTPVNMFVAGFIGSPAMNFFNVTLNNGVISDGHGLKLKIPEGKNKVLVEKGYEGKEVVFGIRPEDIHSEQVVLEAQPEAVVHSEVVVSELLGAETMLYTRTGTTEFISKVDARDFHKPGEMVDLAFNISKGHFFDKSTEEVIGLP; from the coding sequence ATGGTAGAAATGGCACTGAAACATGTATACAAACAATATGACAACGCAGAAAATTATTCCGTAACGGATTTTAACTTAGCAATCGATGATCGTGAATTTATTGTCTTTGTTGGACCTTCTGGTTGTGGAAAATCAACTACATTAAGAATGATTGCTGGGCTAGAAGATATCTCGGAAGGAGAATTAAGCATCGGCGGTAAAGTAATGAACGATGTAGCACCAAAAGATCGTGATATCGCTATGGTATTCCAGAACTATGCGTTATACCCACACATGACTGTATTTGACAATATGGCTTTTGGGTTGAAGTTGAGAAAGTATGACAAAGCAGATATCAAAAAACGGGTAGAAAATGCTGCTGAAATTTTAGGGCTTACTGAATATTTGAAACGTAAACCTGCTGCTCTCTCAGGTGGCCAACGTCAACGGGTTGCTTTAGGACGTGCCATCGTTCGTGATGCAAAAGTTTTCTTGATGGATGAACCATTATCAAACTTAGATGCAAAATTACGGGTAGCGATGCGTGCTGAGATTGCCAAACTCCATCAACGTTTAGAAACGACAACCATCTATGTAACCCATGACCAAACAGAAGCAATGACGATGGCAGATCGTATCGTTATCATGAAAGATGGCTTTATCCAACAGATCGGTACGCCAAAAGAAGTGTATGACACACCAGTCAATATGTTCGTCGCAGGCTTTATCGGTTCACCCGCAATGAACTTCTTCAATGTCACTTTAAACAATGGGGTAATCAGTGACGGTCATGGCTTAAAATTAAAAATCCCTGAAGGAAAAAACAAAGTCTTAGTTGAAAAAGGCTATGAAGGAAAAGAAGTTGTTTTTGGTATTCGCCCAGAAGATATCCACAGTGAACAAGTGGTGTTAGAAGCACAACCCGAAGCAGTTGTTCATTCAGAAGTTGTTGTATCAGAATTGTTAGGTGCAGAAACCATGCTTTATACCCGAACAGGTACAACTGAATTTATTTCAAAAGTCGATGCACGTGACTTCCATAAACCAGGGGAAATGGTCGACTTAGCATTCAATATCAGCAAAGGACATTTCTTTGACAAATCAACTGAAGAAGTGATCGGATTGCCATAA
- a CDS encoding helix-turn-helix domain-containing protein: protein MEIHELLRKFRKERGLSQKELAHKITSRESLVKYESGKNQIPLIPLLAFLKKMNIELDECLFYLNKINGNHPRQKLNQLLSQLEDVQLPIDDRLRNLELDIKKTKSIVDKRNYLIAKGYQWHLLPNDERKFTLHDKVYIKAIMNHLEKVAEYGRFEIVTFTSLAFLFTTEFIQMQASKVERMGDNENFLSSLCTLYHVLFLLMLERKESGYSKEYLEKLKMVRGRLVTPQKTEVHERFDDLLLNSLVERTANPKQLTDFFMGIRLIGATQLEEEFLLALKKYERLYGLSLLPSIIE from the coding sequence ATGGAAATTCATGAATTACTACGTAAATTTCGAAAGGAAAGGGGGTTATCTCAAAAAGAGTTAGCACATAAAATAACTTCTAGAGAATCTTTAGTAAAATACGAAAGTGGTAAAAATCAGATTCCATTGATTCCTTTATTAGCTTTTTTAAAAAAGATGAACATTGAGTTAGACGAATGTTTATTTTATTTAAATAAAATAAACGGAAATCATCCAAGACAAAAGTTAAATCAGCTACTTAGTCAATTGGAAGATGTCCAGTTACCAATTGACGACCGATTAAGAAATTTAGAATTAGATATCAAAAAAACAAAAAGCATTGTTGATAAGCGGAATTATCTAATAGCTAAAGGCTATCAATGGCATTTACTACCGAATGATGAAAGAAAGTTTACCCTACATGATAAGGTTTATATCAAAGCGATCATGAACCATCTAGAAAAAGTAGCAGAATATGGTCGTTTTGAAATAGTCACATTTACTTCACTGGCTTTTCTTTTTACAACAGAATTTATTCAAATGCAAGCTTCGAAAGTAGAAAGAATGGGTGATAACGAAAATTTTCTCTCTTCACTTTGCACGTTGTATCATGTTCTCTTTCTTTTAATGCTAGAAAGAAAAGAAAGCGGCTATTCAAAAGAATATCTAGAAAAATTAAAGATGGTTCGAGGTAGACTAGTGACACCACAAAAAACAGAGGTACACGAAAGGTTTGACGATTTGCTACTGAATAGCTTGGTCGAGCGTACAGCTAATCCTAAGCAATTAACAGATTTTTTTATGGGGATTAGGTTAATTGGTGCAACTCAACTTGAAGAGGAGTTTCTTTTAGCTTTAAAAAAATATGAGAGACTTTATGGTCTTTCTCTTTTACCTTCAATTATAGAATAA
- the rsmA gene encoding 16S rRNA (adenine(1518)-N(6)/adenine(1519)-N(6))-dimethyltransferase RsmA — translation MSEQRDIATPSRTKEILLKHGFSFKKSLGQNFLTEPNILRKIVETGEIDQQTNVIEVGPGIGALTEQLARNANQVVAFEIDDRLIPVLKDTLAPYPNVTVVHQDILKTNLDQAATTYFEQALPIKVVANLPYYITTPIMMHFLESDLQVEEMVVMMQKEVADRISAKPGTKAYGSLSIAVQYFMEASVAFIVPKTVFVPQPNVDSAILKLTRRKQPAVAVTDEKAFFRLTKAAFQQRRKTLWNNLQSSYGKDEATKAWLTTSLEKANIDPKRRGETLSLAEFAALSNAMEELSEKN, via the coding sequence ATGAGTGAACAGCGTGATATTGCGACACCTTCTAGAACAAAAGAAATCTTATTGAAACATGGATTTTCATTTAAAAAAAGTTTAGGTCAAAATTTTTTGACTGAGCCAAATATCTTAAGAAAAATCGTGGAAACTGGCGAAATCGATCAACAAACAAATGTCATCGAAGTTGGTCCAGGTATTGGAGCGTTGACGGAACAACTAGCACGTAATGCCAATCAAGTCGTTGCCTTTGAAATCGATGATCGCTTGATTCCTGTGTTAAAAGATACGTTAGCTCCTTATCCTAATGTGACTGTTGTTCATCAAGATATTTTAAAAACCAATTTAGATCAGGCAGCAACAACCTATTTTGAACAAGCTTTACCGATCAAAGTTGTTGCAAATTTACCTTATTATATTACGACACCGATCATGATGCATTTCTTAGAATCAGATCTGCAAGTAGAAGAAATGGTTGTGATGATGCAAAAAGAAGTCGCTGACCGTATTTCTGCTAAGCCTGGTACAAAAGCATATGGCTCATTATCAATCGCTGTACAGTATTTTATGGAAGCATCTGTTGCTTTCATCGTACCTAAGACTGTTTTTGTTCCACAACCGAATGTCGATTCAGCTATCTTGAAACTAACCAGAAGAAAGCAACCAGCTGTAGCGGTTACTGATGAAAAGGCATTTTTCCGATTGACAAAAGCAGCGTTTCAGCAACGAAGAAAAACATTATGGAATAACTTACAATCTTCATATGGCAAAGATGAAGCAACGAAAGCTTGGTTAACGACTAGTTTAGAAAAAGCTAACATCGATCCTAAACGTCGTGGAGAAACTCTCTCATTAGCCGAATTTGCTGCATTAAGTAATGCAATGGAAGAGCTGAGCGAGAAAAACTAA
- a CDS encoding ABC transporter ATP-binding protein, producing the protein MKTKKLSWKTLKRFVPYLTAYSKDIWFAILLGIINGIATVVMTLQIGQSIDQMIGAGQVRFAQLFHLLLLFGGIVLINVISQWLIQVLSNRLAYLSVAKLRKDAFARLNKLPLRYYDQNSHGNIVSRFTNDMDNISIAISAAFNQMFAGVAIIVLSFIFMLRLSPLLTLVVICSTPIIFLVSWIVARASQNDFDNQQKIIGNISGFVTERIGNQKIVKAFQQEEMNQRQFQALNTDLYQKGQRAQFSSSLTNPSSRFVDHLAYLSIGLVGGLLALRSGSAITVGVISSFTIYSSQFSKPFIELSGITTQIQTAFSGLERAFELIDQPEETPDEPNAYALNPATIKGEVAFNHVSFSYEPSQRLIENFSFVAKPGQTIAIVGKTGAGKSTLVNLLMRFYDATGGTITIDGYDIRDIQRDSLRKSFGMVLQDTWLFDSTLKENLQYGNPDASDEEINQALKASYMYEFVERLPEKLATKIGGQGLKISDGQRQLLTIARTMISNPPMLILDEATSSVDTLTEKKIQDAFLTMMEGKTSFVIAHRLSTIKNADQILVMEQGAIVEMGTHDELLQKDGYYHQLYQAQFTKNS; encoded by the coding sequence ATGAAAACAAAAAAATTATCCTGGAAAACCCTCAAACGATTCGTTCCTTACCTTACAGCCTATTCAAAAGATATCTGGTTTGCGATCCTTTTAGGGATCATCAACGGGATCGCTACTGTGGTAATGACTTTACAGATTGGTCAAAGTATTGACCAAATGATCGGCGCAGGTCAAGTTCGATTTGCTCAATTGTTCCACCTCTTATTATTATTTGGCGGGATCGTATTGATCAACGTGATCAGTCAATGGCTAATCCAAGTCTTAAGTAATCGCTTGGCTTATCTTTCCGTAGCAAAATTAAGAAAAGATGCCTTTGCACGTTTGAATAAATTACCGCTTCGTTACTATGATCAAAATTCACACGGGAATATCGTTAGTCGTTTTACCAACGATATGGATAATATTTCCATTGCGATCTCTGCGGCGTTTAACCAAATGTTTGCCGGCGTGGCTATCATCGTCTTGTCTTTTATATTTATGTTACGCCTTAGCCCGTTATTGACACTCGTCGTGATTTGCTCCACACCGATCATTTTTCTTGTGAGTTGGATCGTTGCCCGTGCATCACAAAACGACTTTGACAATCAACAAAAGATTATCGGGAATATCTCTGGCTTTGTTACCGAACGGATTGGGAATCAAAAAATCGTCAAAGCCTTTCAACAAGAAGAAATGAATCAACGACAATTCCAAGCATTGAACACTGATCTTTATCAAAAAGGACAACGTGCCCAATTTTCTTCTTCTTTGACGAATCCGTCTTCTCGTTTTGTGGATCACTTAGCTTATCTTTCGATTGGATTAGTTGGTGGTTTACTAGCATTAAGAAGTGGCTCAGCCATTACAGTCGGTGTGATCTCTAGTTTCACGATCTATTCTAGTCAGTTTTCTAAACCGTTTATTGAACTTTCTGGAATCACGACACAGATCCAAACCGCTTTTTCTGGATTAGAACGTGCCTTTGAACTCATCGATCAACCCGAAGAAACGCCAGATGAACCTAATGCTTATGCGTTGAATCCAGCAACAATCAAAGGTGAAGTAGCGTTCAATCATGTATCCTTTTCTTATGAACCAAGTCAACGATTGATCGAAAATTTCAGTTTTGTTGCTAAACCAGGGCAAACGATTGCGATTGTAGGTAAGACTGGTGCTGGTAAATCCACGTTAGTTAACCTGTTGATGCGTTTTTATGATGCGACAGGTGGAACCATTACGATCGACGGGTATGATATTCGAGATATCCAAAGAGATAGCTTGCGAAAAAGCTTTGGTATGGTTTTACAAGATACTTGGCTCTTTGACAGTACGTTAAAAGAAAATCTACAGTATGGCAATCCAGATGCTAGTGATGAAGAAATCAATCAAGCACTCAAAGCTTCGTATATGTATGAATTTGTGGAACGCTTGCCTGAAAAGTTAGCAACAAAAATCGGCGGACAAGGTCTGAAAATCTCTGACGGACAAAGACAATTGTTAACGATCGCCCGTACAATGATCAGCAACCCTCCCATGTTGATCCTAGATGAAGCAACTAGTTCAGTCGATACTTTGACGGAAAAGAAAATTCAAGATGCCTTTTTAACAATGATGGAAGGCAAAACGAGCTTTGTGATTGCCCACCGTTTATCGACAATCAAAAATGCCGATCAAATCTTAGTCATGGAGCAAGGCGCCATCGTTGAGATGGGTACCCACGATGAATTACTACAAAAAGACGGGTACTATCATCAACTATATCAAGCGCAGTTTACTAAAAATAGTTAA
- a CDS encoding thioredoxin family protein has translation MININPKKLMCFILIICSLPTILYVYTQMATSKEGLYEVDSISLEKIMNGKDTLFVYVGRPTCPQCKEFEPILRKVLNNQHQSMGYYNTDHARKENEDKLEIMADSLGINSIPAIIKIVDGKVIDRIIGLKNEKAIEEFILNG, from the coding sequence ATGATAAATATTAATCCAAAAAAATTGATGTGTTTCATTTTAATTATTTGTAGTTTACCTACTATTTTATATGTCTATACTCAAATGGCAACATCTAAAGAGGGTTTATATGAAGTGGATAGTATTTCTTTAGAAAAAATAATGAATGGAAAGGATACTTTATTTGTTTATGTAGGGAGACCTACATGCCCCCAATGTAAAGAATTTGAGCCTATTTTGCGAAAAGTACTAAACAACCAGCACCAATCTATGGGATATTATAATACAGATCACGCTCGTAAAGAGAATGAGGATAAGTTGGAAATAATGGCTGACAGCTTAGGAATTAATTCTATCCCGGCCATAATAAAAATTGTGGATGGAAAAGTTATTGATCGAATAATTGGCCTAAAAAATGAAAAAGCAATCGAGGAGTTTATCCTAAATGGCTAA